From Candidatus Methylomirabilota bacterium, the proteins below share one genomic window:
- a CDS encoding ABC transporter substrate-binding protein, translated as QAQLAKIGLKVRIELADFPTFRRRWLQERQWDLVQIQWDADLDPDETLYPELHSTETWNAGKWVNKDFDRAVELAREENDFKKRKKYYDDSVRALLEDAPVAILLHVNEQKIHHKYVKGFQMIPAGLIDMHRVWLDRA; from the coding sequence TCCAGGCGCAGCTCGCCAAGATCGGCCTCAAGGTGCGCATCGAGCTGGCCGATTTCCCGACCTTCCGCCGGCGCTGGCTGCAGGAGCGCCAGTGGGACCTCGTGCAGATTCAGTGGGACGCCGACCTCGACCCCGACGAGACGCTCTATCCCGAGCTGCACTCGACGGAGACGTGGAATGCCGGCAAGTGGGTGAACAAGGATTTCGACCGCGCCGTCGAGCTGGCGCGGGAGGAGAACGACTTCAAGAAGCGGAAGAAGTACTACGACGATTCCGTGCGGGCCCTCCTGGAGGATGCGCCGGTGGCCATCCTGCTCCACGTCAACGAGCAGAAGATCCACCACAAGTACGTGAAGGGCTTCCAGATGATCCCGGCCGGCCTGATCGACATGCACCGCGTCTGGCTCGACCGGGCCTGA
- a CDS encoding ABC transporter substrate-binding protein, producing MSRRSLLAALLLTLCVWTPVAAAPEGQLTWAVHVSLAPAWFDPAETAGIITPFMFLYAIHDALVKSMPGNALAPNLAESWTVSPDYLVYEFVLRKGVKFHNGEPVTAEDVKFSMERYRGAGGGIFKARITSIDVVDPHRVRFRFKQPWPDFMTFYGTPATGAGWIVPKKYVEKVGDDGFKRAPVGAGPYRFVSFNPGVELVLEAFEGYWRKTPSVKRLVFKSVTEEETRLVMLKRGEADIAYSIRGALAEELQRTPGLTLKPNYPPGTFWLVFPEQWTDPKSPWTDRRVRLAANHAIDRPAINKAETLGFSKITGSIIPATFEFFWSPPVHAYDLARTKRLLAEAGYPNGFDAGDYYCDASYANLGEAVVNYLKAAGIRTQLRPLERVAFIANNRDKKLKNIIQTASGAAGNAATRIDAFVAAGGTFTYGTYPDVEGLVQEQASEIDPKKREAILHRIQQLIHDKAMFAPIWELAFLNGHGPRVAESGLTLIAGHPYSSPYEDLRLKGK from the coding sequence ATGAGCCGACGGTCCCTACTCGCCGCCCTGCTCCTCACGCTATGCGTCTGGACACCCGTGGCCGCTGCCCCCGAGGGCCAGTTGACCTGGGCTGTCCACGTCTCCCTCGCCCCGGCATGGTTCGACCCGGCGGAGACGGCCGGGATCATCACGCCCTTCATGTTCCTCTACGCCATCCACGATGCGCTCGTGAAGTCCATGCCCGGGAACGCGCTGGCCCCGAACCTGGCGGAGTCCTGGACCGTCTCCCCGGACTACCTCGTCTACGAGTTCGTGCTGCGCAAGGGGGTGAAGTTCCACAACGGCGAGCCGGTGACGGCCGAGGACGTCAAGTTCTCGATGGAGCGCTACCGGGGCGCGGGGGGAGGAATCTTCAAGGCGCGGATCACGAGCATCGACGTGGTGGATCCGCACCGGGTCCGTTTCCGCTTCAAGCAGCCGTGGCCCGACTTCATGACCTTCTACGGCACGCCGGCCACGGGGGCGGGGTGGATCGTGCCGAAGAAGTACGTGGAGAAGGTCGGCGACGACGGCTTCAAGAGGGCGCCCGTGGGCGCGGGGCCCTACCGGTTCGTCTCCTTCAATCCGGGCGTGGAGCTGGTGCTCGAGGCCTTCGAGGGGTACTGGCGCAAGACGCCGAGCGTGAAGCGGCTGGTGTTCAAGTCGGTGACGGAGGAGGAGACGCGGCTGGTCATGCTCAAGCGCGGCGAAGCGGACATCGCCTACTCGATCCGCGGCGCCCTGGCCGAGGAGCTACAGCGGACGCCGGGGCTCACCCTCAAGCCCAACTATCCGCCCGGCACCTTCTGGCTCGTCTTCCCCGAGCAGTGGACGGATCCCAAATCGCCGTGGACCGACCGGCGCGTGCGTCTCGCCGCCAACCATGCCATCGACCGGCCGGCCATCAACAAGGCGGAGACGCTGGGCTTCTCCAAGATCACCGGCAGCATCATCCCGGCCACCTTCGAGTTTTTCTGGTCGCCGCCCGTCCATGCCTACGATCTGGCGCGGACGAAGCGGCTCCTCGCGGAGGCGGGCTACCCCAACGGCTTCGACGCGGGCGACTACTACTGCGACGCCTCCTACGCCAACCTCGGCGAGGCGGTCGTCAACTATCTCAAGGCCGCGGGCATCCGCACGCAGCTCCGTCCGCTCGAGCGGGTGGCCTTCATCGCGAACAACCGTGACAAGAAGCTGAAGAACATAATCCAGACGGCGAGCGGGGCCGCCGGCAATGCCGCGACGCGCATCGACGCCTTCGTGGCCGCGGGCGGCACCTTCACCTACGGCACCTATCCCGACGTCGAGGGGCTGGTCCAGGAGCAGGCGAGCGAGATCGACCCGAAGAAGCGGGAGGCGATCCTCCATCGCATCCAGCAGCTCATCCACGACAAGGCGATGTTCGCGCCCATCTGGGAGCTGGCCTTCCTCAACGGCCACGGGCCGCGCGTGGCAGAGTCGGGCCTCACCCTCATCGCGGGGCACCCGTACTC